One genomic segment of Amycolatopsis sp. Hca4 includes these proteins:
- a CDS encoding diguanylate cyclase has product MWKLATPVFGYVLVVDALALVAVASTAALVPITTRSLFWCGLILAGEVVHLEAAQRIERIRELAADGRPHMHLQSIWIFAGLLLLPPPLATLVIVVSYAHSWVRVYKRRGVIHRKVFSGATVILACTAAGAVLWAGTGHVAPYVPYLDGFGGMLALLTSGIVYFGLNYVLVIVAILISNPGKPPRQAFGNPSDVLIVLAAVGVGCGIALVMTVRPWLLPVLMVTPVALHIGLLLPQFQAAARTDSKTALLAPEFWVQLARNELARAAELSSTAGVLMIDIDHFKAIDDGNGHLAGDEVLRAVAAAIQSSVRGGDYVGRFGGDEFVVLLPGMTSAEITSVADRIRTAIARIEVPVPVIRPGKPEVIGGLTASIGAAVYPETATEYTILLQAADDAVFEAKAGGRDRVVLATARTELTRPEIPDVR; this is encoded by the coding sequence ATGTGGAAGCTGGCCACTCCGGTGTTCGGCTACGTCCTCGTCGTCGACGCCTTGGCGTTGGTCGCGGTCGCTTCGACGGCCGCACTGGTTCCGATCACCACCCGATCGCTGTTCTGGTGTGGACTGATCCTCGCCGGTGAGGTCGTGCACCTCGAAGCGGCGCAACGCATCGAGCGCATCCGGGAGCTGGCTGCCGACGGCCGGCCGCACATGCACCTGCAGTCGATCTGGATCTTCGCCGGGTTACTCCTGCTCCCGCCACCGCTGGCGACACTGGTCATCGTCGTCAGCTATGCCCATTCCTGGGTGCGCGTCTACAAACGACGGGGCGTGATTCACCGGAAAGTGTTCTCCGGCGCGACGGTCATCCTCGCCTGCACCGCCGCCGGGGCCGTGCTGTGGGCCGGCACCGGGCACGTGGCGCCGTACGTGCCGTACCTGGACGGCTTCGGCGGGATGCTCGCGCTGCTGACCTCCGGGATCGTCTACTTCGGCCTGAACTACGTGCTCGTGATCGTGGCGATCCTGATCAGCAACCCGGGCAAGCCGCCGCGGCAGGCGTTCGGCAACCCGTCCGACGTGCTGATCGTGCTGGCCGCGGTCGGCGTCGGCTGCGGGATCGCACTGGTCATGACGGTCCGGCCGTGGCTGCTGCCGGTGCTCATGGTGACGCCGGTGGCGCTCCACATCGGCCTGCTGCTCCCCCAGTTCCAGGCCGCCGCGCGCACCGACTCCAAGACCGCGCTGCTCGCCCCGGAGTTCTGGGTCCAGCTGGCCCGCAACGAGCTGGCCCGCGCCGCGGAACTGTCCTCCACAGCAGGCGTGCTGATGATCGACATCGACCACTTCAAGGCCATCGACGACGGCAACGGCCACCTCGCGGGCGACGAGGTCCTGCGCGCGGTCGCGGCGGCGATCCAGAGCTCGGTCCGCGGCGGCGACTACGTTGGCCGCTTCGGTGGCGACGAGTTCGTGGTGCTGCTGCCGGGCATGACCAGCGCGGAGATCACGTCCGTCGCCGACCGCATCCGCACCGCGATCGCCCGGATCGAGGTACCGGTCCCGGTGATCCGCCCGGGCAAGCCCGAGGTGATCGGCGGCCTGACCGCCTCGATCGGCGCGGCGGTGTACCCGGAGACGGCGACCGAGTACACGATCCTGCTGCAGGCGGCCGACGACGCCGTGTTCGAGGCGAAGGCGGGCGGCCGCGACCGCGTGGTCCTGGCGACCGCCCGCACCGAGCTGACCCGTCCGGAGATCCCGGACGTCCGCTAG
- a CDS encoding VanW family protein has product MPHEPHWPDSHGEQTDVLPVVRPEPEPGPATAKRSFRKAGLIAGGVFGVLVAIYGIDLLISQGSVPRGVTVAGVDVGGMGREAAEQELRGKIEPRLTRPLAVTAGEYQGTLSPTLAGLKLDWPQTLDQAGEQPLNPFTRLSSLFSSREVGVVSHADDAKLTAALETLRGQVDRDPVEGTVKFQGAEPVAVPPKTGQKLDVPAATAAVVEKWASGETLALPVTSTPVRTTPEGVQAALDGFARPAVSGPLVVKGEGKNATVKPEVLAAAITFEPAEGGGLTPKIDNAKIAEAAGPQLKSTEKEGKDATVVFEGGKPTVDPSTDGRTVDWDPSLKPLPDVLKKTDGREVPAVYKDSPAKVTTEQANQLGIKEVVGEFTTGGFAPESGVNIRVGAQKINGAIVKPGETFSLNGFTGPRGTAQGYVEAGVIKDGAPGREVGGGLSQLATTLYNASYFAGLKDAGHKEHSYYISRYPAAREATVFQNPNGSSVIDLKFTNDTPTGIAIQTIWTPSSITVKLWGTKRYTVESIEGARTNQSDPQTKPGPAENCHASNGAPGFTTSNTRVLKDAATGREVSRATRTVHYNPQPKIVCGGGQ; this is encoded by the coding sequence TTGCCGCACGAACCGCACTGGCCCGACTCGCACGGCGAGCAGACCGACGTCCTGCCCGTCGTCCGGCCCGAGCCGGAACCGGGTCCCGCCACCGCGAAGCGCTCGTTTCGCAAGGCCGGCCTGATCGCGGGCGGCGTGTTCGGCGTGCTGGTCGCGATCTACGGGATCGACCTGCTGATCAGCCAGGGCAGCGTCCCGCGCGGGGTGACCGTGGCCGGTGTCGACGTCGGCGGCATGGGCCGCGAGGCGGCCGAGCAGGAACTGCGCGGCAAGATCGAGCCGCGGCTGACGCGCCCGCTCGCCGTCACCGCGGGCGAGTACCAGGGCACGCTGTCGCCGACGCTCGCCGGGCTCAAGCTCGACTGGCCGCAGACCCTCGACCAGGCCGGCGAGCAGCCGCTGAACCCGTTCACGCGGCTGTCGTCGCTGTTCTCCAGCCGCGAGGTCGGCGTCGTCAGCCACGCCGACGACGCCAAGCTCACCGCGGCCCTCGAGACGCTGCGCGGCCAGGTCGACCGCGACCCGGTCGAGGGCACCGTGAAGTTCCAGGGTGCCGAACCGGTCGCCGTGCCGCCGAAGACCGGGCAGAAGCTCGACGTGCCGGCCGCGACCGCCGCCGTCGTCGAGAAGTGGGCGAGCGGGGAAACCCTGGCGCTCCCGGTGACCAGCACGCCGGTCCGCACCACGCCCGAAGGCGTCCAGGCGGCCCTAGACGGCTTCGCGCGGCCCGCCGTGTCCGGCCCGTTGGTGGTCAAAGGCGAGGGCAAGAACGCGACCGTGAAGCCCGAGGTGCTCGCCGCGGCGATCACCTTCGAGCCCGCCGAGGGCGGCGGGCTGACGCCGAAGATCGACAACGCGAAGATCGCCGAAGCCGCCGGGCCGCAGCTGAAGTCCACCGAGAAGGAGGGCAAGGACGCGACCGTCGTCTTCGAGGGCGGCAAGCCGACGGTCGACCCCTCCACCGACGGCCGGACCGTCGACTGGGACCCCAGTCTCAAGCCGCTGCCCGACGTACTCAAGAAGACCGACGGCCGCGAGGTCCCGGCCGTCTACAAGGACAGCCCGGCGAAGGTGACCACCGAGCAGGCGAACCAGCTCGGCATCAAGGAGGTCGTCGGCGAGTTCACCACCGGCGGCTTCGCCCCCGAGTCCGGGGTCAACATCCGCGTCGGCGCGCAGAAGATCAACGGCGCCATCGTCAAGCCGGGCGAAACCTTCAGCCTCAACGGTTTCACCGGGCCGCGCGGCACGGCACAGGGCTACGTCGAGGCGGGCGTGATCAAGGACGGCGCCCCCGGCCGCGAGGTCGGCGGCGGCCTCTCGCAGCTCGCGACCACGCTGTACAACGCCTCCTACTTCGCGGGGCTGAAGGACGCGGGACACAAGGAGCACAGCTACTACATCAGCCGCTACCCCGCCGCGCGCGAAGCGACGGTGTTCCAGAACCCGAACGGGTCCAGCGTCATCGACCTCAAGTTCACCAACGACACGCCGACCGGCATCGCGATCCAGACGATCTGGACGCCGTCGTCGATCACCGTGAAGCTGTGGGGCACCAAGCGCTACACCGTCGAGTCGATCGAGGGCGCGCGGACCAACCAGAGCGACCCGCAGACCAAGCCGGGGCCGGCGGAGAACTGCCACGCCTCGAACGGCGCGCCGGGGTTCACCACCAGCAACACCCGCGTGCTCAAGGACGCCGCGACCGGCCGCGAGGTCAGCCGCGCGACCCGGACGGTCCACTACAACCCGCAGCCGAAAATCGTCTGCGGCGGCGGGCAGTGA
- a CDS encoding MFS transporter yields MTARAVGFRDVLAVTEFRALFSAQLVSVTGDQLARVALSILVYDRTNSPGWAALTYALTFLPDLVGGPLLSGLADRHPPRAVMVLSDGLRALAVAVMAVPGLPLPAVAALLVAVQLFNPVWNSARAALLPQVLPGETFVPGMGLLMMLVQAGQVAGFALGGLLVAAIGTGGALLADAASFALSAVFLLAGVRTRPPRETSGVRWWSHVRAGWTVVAGDRRRLALVALGCVSGVYIAGEAIAAPYAAELGGGPVVVGLLLGAFALGNVAGMAVLSRIPPPQRGPLLGPLAVLACAALLGCVLKPDLVATLALFTLSGVAGSYNLIANTTFVQLTPETQRAQAFGFALTALRVSQGLGVVLAGVAAEHVAPHGVVAGAGAIGVVAAFGRPGCGGGPSRSPGDRRAPGREDGRAADHRPSAPRSALTASKTQARCRRQNTWLHGVIAAADAARLWRRAQPEPATAHSRGLARRHQSKAPRGPRCPTACAADRSTEVAAEHVAPHGVVAGAGAIGVVAAFGAARLWRRAQPEPR; encoded by the coding sequence ATGACGGCACGCGCGGTGGGGTTCCGGGACGTCCTCGCGGTGACCGAATTCCGGGCGTTGTTCTCGGCCCAGCTGGTCTCGGTCACCGGTGACCAGCTGGCCAGGGTCGCGCTGTCGATCCTGGTGTACGACCGGACGAACTCGCCGGGCTGGGCGGCGCTGACGTACGCGCTGACGTTCCTGCCGGACCTCGTCGGCGGCCCGCTGCTGTCCGGGCTCGCCGACCGGCATCCACCGCGCGCGGTGATGGTGCTGTCGGACGGGCTGCGAGCGCTGGCGGTGGCCGTGATGGCGGTGCCGGGCCTGCCGCTGCCGGCGGTGGCGGCGCTGCTGGTCGCCGTCCAGCTGTTCAACCCGGTGTGGAATTCGGCGCGGGCGGCGCTGCTGCCGCAGGTGCTGCCGGGCGAGACGTTCGTGCCCGGGATGGGCCTGCTGATGATGCTGGTCCAGGCGGGCCAGGTGGCGGGCTTCGCCCTGGGCGGCCTGCTGGTGGCGGCCATCGGAACGGGCGGAGCCCTCCTGGCGGACGCGGCGAGCTTCGCGCTGTCGGCGGTGTTCCTGCTGGCCGGCGTGCGGACCCGGCCGCCGCGCGAGACGTCGGGCGTCCGCTGGTGGAGCCACGTCCGGGCGGGCTGGACGGTGGTGGCGGGCGACCGGCGGCGGCTCGCCCTGGTGGCGCTGGGGTGCGTGTCGGGGGTGTACATCGCGGGCGAGGCGATCGCCGCGCCGTACGCCGCCGAGCTGGGCGGGGGCCCGGTGGTGGTCGGGCTGCTGCTGGGGGCGTTCGCGCTGGGCAACGTGGCCGGGATGGCGGTGCTGTCACGGATCCCGCCGCCGCAGCGGGGGCCGTTGCTGGGGCCGCTGGCGGTGCTGGCCTGCGCGGCTTTGCTGGGTTGTGTTTTGAAGCCGGACTTGGTGGCCACGTTGGCGCTGTTCACGCTGTCGGGGGTGGCCGGTTCGTACAACTTGATCGCGAACACGACGTTCGTCCAGCTGACACCGGAGACCCAGCGGGCGCAGGCGTTCGGGTTCGCGTTGACGGCGTTGCGGGTTTCGCAGGGGCTGGGGGTGGTGCTGGCTGGGGTGGCGGCGGAACACGTGGCCCCGCACGGGGTGGTGGCGGGAGCGGGGGCGATCGGCGTGGTGGCCGCGTTCGGGCGGCCCGGCTGTGGCGGCGGGCCCAGCCGGAGCCCCGGTGACCGGCGTGCGCCTGGACGGGAGGACGGTCGCGCAGCCGACCACCGGCCCAGCGCCCCAAGGTCCGCGTTGACCGCGTCGAAGACGCAAGCGCGGTGCCGGCGGCAGAACACGTGGCTCCACGGCGTTATCGCGGCCGCCGACGCAGCCCGGCTGTGGCGGCGAGCGCAGCCGGAGCCGGCAACCGCGCACAGCAGAGGGCTCGCGCGGCGACACCAGAGCAAAGCTCCGCGAGGTCCGCGTTGCCCCACCGCCTGCGCCGCCGACCGAAGTACAGAGGTGGCGGCGGAACACGTGGCCCCGCACGGGGTGGTGGCGGGAGCGGGGGCGATCGGTGTGGTGGCGGCGTTCGGGGCGGCCCGGCTGTGGCGGCGGGCCCAGCCGGAGCCCCGGTGA